Genomic window (Thermodesulfovibrionia bacterium):
AAAAAGTACCATCCATGCCGCTCATCATATCTCTAGCTCCTTTTTCTTCTATCGTTATGTATGCATGCAGGTCACCCTTGCCGCCGATAACCTTTTTTGCGCCGAAGAACTTCTCAAATTCCGAGAAGTCCAGCGCCAATATCTGAAATTTGACCGTATACTTTGCGTCGGTTCCTGACTTGTCTGCAGTAAGATATCCTTCAGCCTTACCGCCGAAGATATCCATGTTAAGTGAAGTGAGGTATGTCACTCCATTCTCCACTTTTATAAGACTGCTGAGATTGTCGATCTTGAGTTCCTTATTTAGTACTTCCTTGCAGGTCAGGTTTCCCGTGAAGGAGATATTCTTTGCGATATCTCCTGATGAATCTCCGATCACAAGATCCTTGACAGCCATATTGATATTTTTCAGCTCGGTTTTTTCACCGGCCTTCTTATCAAAGTAGACAAAGGAACTGACGGCAAGAGGTTCGAAATTGTATACACCCCTTACCGCCCTTACGGAAGACTTGAGATTCTCGATCCTGAAGTTTGTCTGCAGCACCTGACTGCTGCTGAAGTCTCCTGTGAACGAGGCGTTCTTTAAAAAGTCAGCTGCGTTATTTCCTGCCTGGATATCTTTGATCGCCAGATCGAGATCTCTAAACTCTGTCTTTTCACCAGTCTTCTCGTCGAGATAGAGAAGTGTTCCTTTGGACATCTTGAGCTTATACAAACTGAAGACTACTCCGAACTGCCCTTCAGCCGATATCTTTTCAGTGCTTTCAAAATTATATTTCCCATATGCGTCCTTCACGATACTGACAACCGGTTTGACAAGCTCGCACCCGGTGATCTTGAGCTGCTTCTTCAGCAGGGGCATCAGCTCCCCAGCCAGCTTAAGGCTTTCAAGGGTAGCGATTTCGACTTTCTTGTTGGTGATGTAGATGTTCTTTGCCGATACGCCAAAAGGGAAGACAGAGAGCTCCATCTTCCCTTTTATCCTGACCTCCAGCCCGGTCGCTCCAGAGACAGCGGCCTCGATACGGGGCCTGTAGGAATTTATATCAAAAGTGAGGACGAAAACGACTGCTGCGAGAACAAGTGCTGCGGCGCTGACGCCAATGACATAAAGGACTTTTTTCATCTTCGAATTCATTGTAGGAATACTATACTCTGTATAGCCAAAAAAAGTTATAAGGTTACATGTAAGGCTATCATACAATGGTTTACGCGTCAAACAGCTGTCTGTCTTTAGTGATGCTTTGGGTAAATATATAATAATGCTGATATACTTGCCCTTATGAAAGATAAATCAAAACAAGGAAGTTCGAAGAAAGAACCCGCCAAAGAGATAACAGCGCATACCCCACCCAAACAACCAGAAAGTCAAAGCAGCACTGGCAGTACGATCCCTATCGTTGACATCACCGACCGCAGGCTGGCAGGAGAAGCGTTGCAGAGCGCGATCTTCAACAGCGCCAACTTTTCGAGCATTGCAACGGACGCGAAGGGCGTCATCCAGATCTTCAACGTAGGCGCCGAGCGCATGCTGGGATATGCGGCAGCTGATGTGATGAACAAGATCACGCCGGCTGACATCTCTGATCCGCAGGAAGTTATTGCGCGCGCCAAGGCGTTGAGCGCTGAACTCGGAACTTCGATAACTCCGGGCTTTGAAGCATTGGTCTTCAAGGCATCGCGCGGCATAGAGGACATATACGAACTGACCTATATCCGTAAAGACGGCAGCCGCTTTCCGGCAGTCGTATCGGTCACTGCGCTGCGTGACGCGCAAAACGCGATCATCGGCTATCTGCTGATCGGCACAGACAACACGGCGCGCAAGCAGGCGGAAGAGGCGCTGCTCAAGGCAGGTGCGTTGCAGAGCGCGATCTTCAACAGCGCCAACTTTTCGAGCATCGCCACTGACGCAAAGGGCGTCATCCAGATATTTAACGTAGGAGCCGAGCGCATGCTGGGATATGCGGCAGCTGATGTGATGAACAAGATCACGCCGGCTGACATCTCTGATCCGCAGGAAGTTATTGCGCGCGCCAAGGCGTTGAGCGCTGAACTCGGAACTCCGATAACTCCGGGCTTTGAGGCGTTGGTCTTCAAGGCATCGCGCGGCATAGAGGACATATACGAACTGACCTATATCCGTAAAGACGGCAGCCGCTTCCCAGCTGTAGTATCGGTCACTGCGCTGCGTGACGCGCAAAACGCGATCATCGGCTATCTGTTGATCGGTACCGACAACACGGCGCGCAAGCAGATCGAAGCTGAGAAACAGCATTTGCTCGATATTCAGGAGGAGACGCATAAAGAACTGCAGCGTACCAACTTCACCTTGCAGGTCAGCGAGGAAAGGCTCGCGGTTACGCTCAACTCCATAGGCGATGCAGTGATAGCCACTGATGCAGCAGGGCGTGTGACGCTTATGAATCCCCTTGCCGAACGGCTCACGGGCTGGAAGCGGGCGGAGGCCATCGGCCGACCGGTGGACGATATTTTTCACATCATCAACAAGGAAACCCGTCAACCCGCCGTTATCCCGGTAATAGAAACCCTGGCGCATGGCACGATACAGGGCCTTGCCAACCACACGGTACTGATCGCACGGGGCGGCAGCGAGTGCGATATCGCTGACAGCTGCGCGCCTATACGCGACCGCGACGGCCAGGTGATCGGCGCTGTTCTGGTCTTCCGCGATGTCACAGGTGAATATGCCGCGCAGCAGGCATTGCACGACAGCTCTCAGGCGCTGCAGGAAAAGAACATTGAACTTGAGAAATCCAGGCTCACGGCGGATAAAGCCAACCTTGCGAAATCCGAATTCCTTTCCAGCATGAGCCATGAGCTGCGATCTCCGCTCAATGCGATACTCGGTTTCGCCCAATTAATGGAAACGAGTTCGCCGCAGCCGACGCCAGCACAAAAGGCCAGTATAGACCAGATCCTTAAAGGAGGATGGTATCTGCTGGAGCTGATCAATGAAATTCTCGATCTCGCGCTTATCGAGTCAGGCAGGTTGTCGCTGTCTCCGGAACCCATGTCGCTGGTAGATGTGATGCTCGAATGCCAGGAGATGATAGAACCACAGGCGCAAAAAAACGGTATCCGTATGAGTTTCCCCGCGTTCGAGATACCTTACTTTGTTCATGCCGATAGAACCAGGGTGAAGCAGGTTCTGATCAACCTGCTTTCCAACGCGATCAAATATAACCGCGCCAAAGGGGCGGTCGAAGTTACATGCGCCCCTGGCGCAGCACAACGCATACGCATCAGCGTGCGGGATACTGGTGAAGGATTGTCTCCTCAAAAACTCGAACAGCTTTTTCAGCCGTTCAACCGTCTCGGACAGGAGGCAAACGCAGAGGAAGGCACCGGCATCGGACTGGTGGTGAGCAAGCGTCTTGTCGAATTAATGGGTGGAGAGATCGGTGTTGAAAGCACTGTCGGGAAGGGCAGCGTATTCTGGGTCGAACTGAACGCGGCTGTTGAACCGCAGCTTATGGCCGGCGAAGCCGAACCTCGTACATCAGGTGAAGCGCGTGAACAGCATGGCGCAGCGATGCGCACCCTGCTGTATGTAGAAGACAACCGTGCAAACATGCAGCTGGTCGAGCAGCTTGTCGCACGACGTTCCGATCTCCGCCTTTTGGGCGCTGGGGACGGCAGGCAGGGCATCGCATTGGCGCGCATACATCAGCCTGAGGTGATCCTGATGGACATCAACCTGCCCGGCATGAGCG
Coding sequences:
- a CDS encoding PAS domain S-box protein, coding for MKDKSKQGSSKKEPAKEITAHTPPKQPESQSSTGSTIPIVDITDRRLAGEALQSAIFNSANFSSIATDAKGVIQIFNVGAERMLGYAAADVMNKITPADISDPQEVIARAKALSAELGTSITPGFEALVFKASRGIEDIYELTYIRKDGSRFPAVVSVTALRDAQNAIIGYLLIGTDNTARKQAEEALLKAGALQSAIFNSANFSSIATDAKGVIQIFNVGAERMLGYAAADVMNKITPADISDPQEVIARAKALSAELGTPITPGFEALVFKASRGIEDIYELTYIRKDGSRFPAVVSVTALRDAQNAIIGYLLIGTDNTARKQIEAEKQHLLDIQEETHKELQRTNFTLQVSEERLAVTLNSIGDAVIATDAAGRVTLMNPLAERLTGWKRAEAIGRPVDDIFHIINKETRQPAVIPVIETLAHGTIQGLANHTVLIARGGSECDIADSCAPIRDRDGQVIGAVLVFRDVTGEYAAQQALHDSSQALQEKNIELEKSRLTADKANLAKSEFLSSMSHELRSPLNAILGFAQLMETSSPQPTPAQKASIDQILKGGWYLLELINEILDLALIESGRLSLSPEPMSLVDVMLECQEMIEPQAQKNGIRMSFPAFEIPYFVHADRTRVKQVLINLLSNAIKYNRAKGAVEVTCAPGAAQRIRISVRDTGEGLSPQKLEQLFQPFNRLGQEANAEEGTGIGLVVSKRLVELMGGEIGVESTVGKGSVFWVELNAAVEPQLMAGEAEPRTSGEAREQHGAAMRTLLYVEDNRANMQLVEQLVARRSDLRLLGAGDGRQGIALARIHQPEVILMDINLPGMSGIEALKSLREYPTTAHIPVIAISANAMPHDISKGLDAGFFSYLTKPINVIDFMNTLDKALEFAKKGSDSKSI
- a CDS encoding AsmA family protein; the protein is MKKVLYVIGVSAAALVLAAVVFVLTFDINSYRPRIEAAVSGATGLEVRIKGKMELSVFPFGVSAKNIYITNKKVEIATLESLKLAGELMPLLKKQLKITGCELVKPVVSIVKDAYGKYNFESTEKISAEGQFGVVFSLYKLKMSKGTLLYLDEKTGEKTEFRDLDLAIKDIQAGNNAADFLKNASFTGDFSSSQVLQTNFRIENLKSSVRAVRGVYNFEPLAVSSFVYFDKKAGEKTELKNINMAVKDLVIGDSSGDIAKNISFTGNLTCKEVLNKELKIDNLSSLIKVENGVTYLTSLNMDIFGGKAEGYLTADKSGTDAKYTVKFQILALDFSEFEKFFGAKKVIGGKGDLHAYITIEEKGARDMMSGMDGTFSLRGDNLVIYTMNLDKVLSSYEKSQKFNLVDLGAFFIAGPIGTVAVMSTVALKGYRYGDLYLHAQEGQGTITHFLSHWEVRGGVADATDCALSTDHNRVALKGKLDLVRGRYDKVTVALLDDKGCAKFKQNISGPFGSPEIGKVNAVGSLAEPVFDLYRKAKRFVQGGRCDVFYNGAVQQPSE